The following coding sequences are from one Triticum aestivum cultivar Chinese Spring chromosome 5A, IWGSC CS RefSeq v2.1, whole genome shotgun sequence window:
- the LOC123107608 gene encoding uncharacterized protein, whose product MHRRCSSPNSTAMTSELGTPYLMKHLPPTLTTITALGDDLLCEIFLRLPSLPSLVRVALACRTFLQAICSSPAFRRCFQALHPPELLGFFIQSIYTIVPHFAPLRNCSDPDMSAAVRGSDLSLTRLSEDIGSSLEWDLESFYGPYLVLINQITAQIVAYNPLTLTLDLIPWPPIEISRSSFLEFHIIFSEEDQGVFRMVCVQHHRPQLPHVEAYIAVFSTTTRKWQVLPWVETPPPPQPEDDDDIRHFYPGMPMKGFIYWKQTTRASVVAFNTTTLQFCRVDLPPLVRERYYMQSRFGHTKDGKLCMVGADDSGAKKGMLIVWVWRADDDGVEKWMLEDTFPLSKFVDATKSSTEDDARVQVEVVIDGFVYLSIKYGAQAESLLSLCLETAELNNLLDDARASRAHPYLMAWPSSLVCNRQTRA is encoded by the coding sequence ATGCATCGTCGTTGTTCGAGCCCGAACTCGACAGCCATGACTTCCGAACTAGGGACACCATATCTGATGAAACACCTGCCACCGACTCTCACCACCATTACCGCTCTTGGTGATGACCTCCTTTGCGAGATCTTCCTCCGCCTCCCATCCCTCCCGAGCCTCGTCAGAGTGGCCCTCGCCTGCCGCACCTTCCTCCAAGCTATCTGTTCGTCCCCCGCCTTCCGCCGCTGCTTTCAAGCGCTCCACCCGCCCGAACTCCTTGGCTTCTTCATTCAATCTATCTACACCATCGTCCCTCACTTTGCCCCCCTCCGCAACTGCTCTGACCCCGACATGTCCGCCGCCGTTCGTGGCTCCGATCTCTCGCTCACCCGCCTCTCGGAAGACATCGGTTCCTCTCTCGAGTGGGATCTAGAGAGCTTCTATGGACCCTACCTTGTACTCATCAATCAGATCACTGCTCAGATCGTTGCCTACAACCCCCTGACGCTAACACTTGATCTCATCCCCTGGCCGCCCATTGAGATCTCCCGCTCCTCCTTCCTTGAGTTCCACATTATCTTCTCGGAAGAGGACCAGGGGGTGTTTCGTATGGTCTGTGTCCAACACCATCGCCCACAGTTACCACATGTGGAGGCATACATCGCTGTCTTCTCAACAACCACTAGGAAGTGGCAGGTTTTGCCATGGGTCGAGACCCCGCCGCCGCCACAacctgaggatgatgatgacattCGCCATTTTTATCCTGGTATGCCAATGAAAGGATTCATTTATTGGAAACAGACAACTCGAGCCTCTGTAGTCGCTTTCAACACCACGACACTACAATTCTGTAGAGTGGATTTGCCGCCGTTAGTGAGAGAGAGATACTATATGCAATCTAGGTTTGGTCACACCAAGGATGGGAAGCTCTGTATGGTTGGCGCAGATGACTCTGGTGCAAAGAAAGGAATGCTTATTGTTTGGGTTTGGAGAGCAGATGATGACGGTGTTGAGAAATGGATGCTTGAAGATACTTTTCCACTGAGTAAATTTGTTGATGCCACCAAGTCTTCAACAGAGGATGATGCGAGAGTTCAGGTTGAGGTGGTTATCGATGGCTTTGTGTACCTGTCTATTAAGTATGGTGCGCAAGCAGAGTCCCTCCTATCCCTATGTCTGGAAACAGCAGAGCTTAACAATCTACTTGATGATGCACGTGCAAGCCGTGCTCATCCCTACCTCATGGCGTGGCCTTCTTCTTTGGTGTGCAACAGGCAAACCCGTGCTTGA